The nucleotide sequence AGCCGGCAACACATCGACCTGCCCAAGGAAGCGGTGATCGAACATCTGCACGGCGCCTTCGCCGAACTGCTGCACAGCGCCATGCCCGCCCCGAGCTTCAGCGTGGCCCATCGCTGGCTCTACGCCCGTCCTGCCGGCAACCATGAATGGGGCGCCCTGGCCGATGCCGACCTGGGCTTGTACGTGTGTGGCGACTGGTGCCTGTCCGGCCGGGTCGAAGGCGCCTGGCTCAGCGGCCAGGAAGCCGCGCGGCGCTTGCACGCCAGCCTCCAGTAGATTGCGTCACCCTGCACTACCCGCTGCTGTCGAACGAGACGGCAGCCTGTCCGTGAAGAAAGCGAGCTGCCTTCCCCTGCATGCAAAACCGGATTGACTTGTACAGCGGCGCACCTATGATATTTAAAATTGTACAAATAACATAATCTGTACAAGATTACGCAATCAGAGGTTCCGATGCCCAGCGAAACCATCACTCAACCGAAGATCGTCATCGGCGCCTGCCTGAGGGCGCAAGAAGATGTTCACCTCGACGACCCACTGCTGCGGGGAAACTTTCTGCTCCGGATGTCCGCCTATGCCGCCTGGCAATCGCTGCACCGCAAGAGCCTGACCCGAGGGGACCTGATCAAATTCCACTCGCACTACAAGTACCTGCTGATGGCCCACAACCCGGTGCAATATAAAATCCTGGGCAAGTTGTTGGGCACCATGGGCAAGACCGATCCCAACGAGCTGGGCCCACGCTACTTCAACGCGCTGATGGCCGCCTTGAAGAAATGCGCCACCCGCCGTACCCATACCAATGTGCTGCAGCACCTGAGCGGTTATCTGAAACGCACCCTCAACGCTGAAGATAAGCGGCAAGTGCAACATGTCATTGAGCAGTACCGCCTCGGCATCGTACCGCTGGAAGTGCCGCTGACCCTGCTCAAGCATCACCTTCGCCAGCACCCCGATCCCTATCTGGCGCAGCAGGTCTACCTGCACCCGCACACGGAAAACCTCAGTTTGCGGAATGCCATCTGATGAAGGGCGATACCGACTCCAGCGCTCGCGAAGACCTGGGTGCCGATTTCGCCAAGGCCCTGGCGGACGGCTGGCTTCCCATACGCGAAGTGGCGCGGCGAACCGGTGTCAACGCCGTCACATTGCGGGCCTGGGAACGCCGTTATGGCCTGATCGTGCCGCTGCGCACGCCCAAGGGTCACCGATTGTTCAGCGCCGAACATGTGCAGCGGATCCTGAGTATCCTCACCTGGATCGACCGGGGCGTGACGGTCAGCAAGATCAAGCCCCTGCTCGACGCACCGCTACCACCCACCGAGCCGCAAGACGACGATTGGCTGCGCCAGCGCCACGCCCTCGCCCTGGCGGTGACGCAACTGGCCGAGCGCCAGATCGATGACCTGATCAACCAGGCCATGGGCTTGTACCCACCCTGGACCGTGTGCGAACAGTTGCTGCTGCCCCTGCTGGACGAGCTGCAATTGCGCTGGCAGGGCCAGTTCGGCGCGCAGTTGGAACGGGTATTCCTGTTCTCCTGGCTGCGCAGCAAATTCGGCAGTCGGATCTACCACAACAACCGGCAGCTACGTGGCGCACCGTTGCTGCTGATCAATCATTCGGACCTGCCCCTGGAACCTCGCCTGTGGCTCACCGCCTGGCTGGCGAGCAGCGCCGATTGCCCGGTGGAAGTCTTCGACGGGCCGATTCCGGCAGGCGAACTGGCCTTGGCGGTTGAACGCCTCAAGGCCCGCGGCGTGCTGCTGTATTCCAGTCACGCCATCAATCTGTCCCAACTGCCCAGACTGCTGAATGGAATCGATTGCCCGATCATCATTGCAGGCACCGCTGCGTCGATCCATCACGCCAGGTTATCCACCGGCGTCTCGATGAAGGACATCACCTGGGCCGAAGACCCTTTATCGGCCTATCGCGAGCTGAA is from Pseudomonas sp. B21-056 and encodes:
- a CDS encoding MerR family transcriptional regulator; the protein is MKGDTDSSAREDLGADFAKALADGWLPIREVARRTGVNAVTLRAWERRYGLIVPLRTPKGHRLFSAEHVQRILSILTWIDRGVTVSKIKPLLDAPLPPTEPQDDDWLRQRHALALAVTQLAERQIDDLINQAMGLYPPWTVCEQLLLPLLDELQLRWQGQFGAQLERVFLFSWLRSKFGSRIYHNNRQLRGAPLLLINHSDLPLEPRLWLTAWLASSADCPVEVFDGPIPAGELALAVERLKARGVLLYSSHAINLSQLPRLLNGIDCPIIIAGTAASIHHARLSTGVSMKDITWAEDPLSAYRELNRRTLL